From the Primulina tabacum isolate GXHZ01 chromosome 3, ASM2559414v2, whole genome shotgun sequence genome, one window contains:
- the LOC142541024 gene encoding uncharacterized protein LOC142541024: MSMLSKLRCITVDVTGTLMAYKGELGDYYCMAAKSIGLPCPDYKRVHEGFKLAYTEMARKHPCFGFSEKMPNIVWWKTCVRNSFVQAGYEYDEETFEKIFRRIYSTFGSSAPYAIFPDSQPFLRWVRGKGITVGIVSNAEYRYQDVILPALGLHQGSEWDFGVFSGLEGVEKPDPRMYQIALERAGNIAPEEALHVGDSMRKDYLPAKSVGMHALLLDRFKIPDAEIWRKSGAVVLPDLMAVQKWLSSVE, translated from the exons aTGTCTATGCTCTCAAAGCTACGCTGTATCACGGTAGATGTTACTGGCACGCTAATGGCTTACAAGGGAGAACTTGGTGATTACTATTGTATGGCAGCTAAATCAATTGGACTTCCATGTCCTGACTATAAACGAGTACATGAAGGCTTTAAACTTGCGTATACAGAGATGGCAAGGAAGCATCCATGTTTTGGATTTTCTGAAAAGATGCCCAATATTGTTTGGTGGAAGACATGTGTGCGTAATTCTTTTGTCCAG gctggatatgaatatgatgaagaGACATTCGAGAAGATTTTCAGGCGGATATATTCGACCTTTGGTTCTTCTGCGCCTTATGCAATCTTCCCAGATTCACAACCTTTCCTGAGATGGGTTCGAGGGAAGGGTATAACTGTTGGAATTGTTAGCAATGCAGAGTATCGGTATCAGGATGTTATACTTCCTGCGTTGGGTTTACATCAG GGATCCGAGTGGGACTTTGGCGTGTTCTCGGGTCTCGAAGGTGTTGAGAAACCAGATCCTAGAATGTATCAGATAGCACTGGAGAGGGCTGGAAATATAGCTCCTGAAGAAGCTCTTCACGTTGGAGACAGTATGCGCAAGGACTATTTGCCTGCGAAGAGCGTAGGAATGCACGCCCTATTGCTAGATCGTTTTAAGATACCAGATGCAGAAATTTGGAGGAAATCTGGTGCTGTAGTTCTACCTGACTTGATGGCGGTGCAAAAATGGCTTTCTTCTGTGGAATAG